One Nitrosopumilus sp. genomic region harbors:
- a CDS encoding response regulator — MVEDDEDLIGIYKEILELHEFNVETAMNGQEGVEKFRQSKPSLVIMDGDMPILDGYEAFKQIKEIDKNANVVIVTGFSEFEPKNQEAVKQGLIKVISKPLGVDELLVLAKKYTEVKH, encoded by the coding sequence GTGGTAGAGGACGATGAGGATTTAATTGGAATTTACAAAGAAATCTTGGAATTACATGAGTTTAATGTTGAAACTGCAATGAATGGTCAAGAAGGCGTTGAAAAATTCAGACAGTCAAAACCATCCCTAGTAATTATGGATGGAGATATGCCAATTCTTGATGGATATGAAGCATTCAAACAAATCAAAGAGATTGACAAAAATGCTAATGTTGTGATTGTAACTGGTTTCTCAGAGTTTGAACCAAAAAATCAAGAAGCAGTCAAACAGGGATTAATCAAAGTAATTTCAAAACCATTAGGTGTTGATGAATTGCTTGTTCTTGCAAAAAAGTATACAGAAGTTAAACACTAG
- a CDS encoding glycosyltransferase translates to MNALNFFSSPIGLGHVTRDIAIVNNFQNISINFVTGSGAAKILKNLDFNVQDVYNPPDFIINNGTLQSTAKWLWNYYQYYKDCKSTSQKILEHDKPDLVVSDEDFASLSNAQHKKIPTVLITDILETRFTKGLASLIEKKMNKSMRDLIKKCDIVILPEVGDNHDNIRRVGPIVRQTNSTREQLREKFSFVKKTILISIGGTSSGIFLIQKALDAISKINQDFEIILVAGPAVSRKFENVRNEGFVNNLHEYIYAADVLISLAGKSTIDEARYYGTPSIFIPIKGHFEQEDNAKEQGFVFEDINRLDSLILEKLEEKRNQINTNGAEKTAHIISEIIQSNA, encoded by the coding sequence ATGAATGCTTTGAATTTTTTTTCTAGTCCAATTGGATTAGGTCATGTAACAAGAGATATTGCAATTGTAAATAATTTCCAAAACATTTCAATAAATTTTGTTACAGGTAGTGGAGCTGCTAAAATTTTAAAGAATTTAGATTTTAATGTACAAGACGTATACAATCCACCAGATTTTATTATTAATAATGGAACACTGCAAAGTACAGCAAAGTGGTTGTGGAATTATTATCAATACTATAAAGACTGCAAAAGCACTTCTCAAAAGATTCTAGAGCATGACAAACCGGATTTGGTAGTTAGTGACGAGGATTTTGCATCCCTAAGCAATGCACAACATAAAAAAATTCCAACTGTTCTAATCACAGATATTTTAGAGACTAGATTCACCAAAGGATTAGCATCGCTAATTGAGAAAAAGATGAACAAATCAATGAGAGATTTAATCAAAAAATGCGACATAGTTATTCTTCCAGAAGTTGGTGATAATCATGATAATATCAGAAGAGTCGGACCAATAGTTAGACAAACAAATTCAACAAGAGAACAATTAAGAGAAAAGTTCTCATTTGTAAAAAAAACAATTCTCATATCTATTGGTGGAACAAGTTCAGGAATTTTTCTCATACAAAAAGCCCTAGATGCAATCTCAAAGATCAATCAAGATTTTGAAATTATTCTAGTAGCAGGTCCTGCCGTTAGTAGAAAATTTGAAAATGTACGAAATGAAGGATTTGTAAATAACCTACATGAATACATCTATGCTGCAGATGTTTTGATATCTCTTGCAGGAAAATCAACCATAGATGAGGCCAGATATTATGGAACACCCTCAATATTCATTCCAATAAAGGGTCATTTTGAGCAAGAAGACAATGCAAAAGAACAAGGATTTGTCTTTGAGGATATAAACAGACTAGACTCTTTAATTTTAGAAAAACTTGAAGAAAAAAGAAATCAGATCAATACAAATGGTGCAGAAAAAACAGCTCATATCATTTCAGAGATAATCCAATCAAATGCTTAA
- a CDS encoding branched-chain amino acid transaminase, which yields MKEIGKIWMNGKLVPFKDAKVHVLTHALHYSTSIFEGIRCYNTPKGSVIFRLPEHVDRFFKSAKLYSMKMQFTKKQISDAIIKTVKTSGLKECYIRPLAYYGYGTMGLTPTENKVDVSIACWEWKMGESKAGKFSGAKCKVSSWIKIDSRSQPMQAKAASNYANAALARMEALENGYDEAIMLNSHGKIAEGSAENIFVVKDDIIQTPPLSAGGLEGITRDSIIQLIEENGGFVIERDLERDDLYTADEIFMTGTAAEVKSVTQVDKVKIGTGNMGNITKQLQKSFTDVVMAKDERFLPWLTFV from the coding sequence ATGAAGGAGATTGGTAAAATTTGGATGAATGGAAAACTAGTACCATTCAAAGATGCCAAAGTTCACGTATTGACACATGCATTACATTATTCCACATCAATCTTTGAAGGAATTAGATGTTACAATACTCCAAAAGGATCAGTTATTTTCAGATTACCAGAACATGTGGACAGATTCTTCAAGTCTGCAAAATTATATTCAATGAAAATGCAATTTACAAAAAAACAAATTTCAGATGCAATAATTAAAACCGTAAAGACAAGTGGTCTCAAAGAGTGTTACATCAGACCACTAGCATATTATGGATATGGAACAATGGGTCTTACTCCTACAGAGAATAAAGTAGATGTCTCCATTGCATGTTGGGAATGGAAAATGGGAGAATCAAAGGCAGGAAAGTTCTCTGGTGCAAAATGCAAAGTTTCAAGTTGGATCAAAATTGATTCAAGATCTCAACCAATGCAAGCAAAAGCTGCATCAAACTATGCTAATGCAGCACTTGCAAGAATGGAGGCATTAGAGAATGGGTATGATGAGGCAATTATGTTAAACTCACATGGAAAGATCGCAGAAGGAAGTGCAGAAAATATCTTTGTTGTAAAAGATGACATTATTCAAACACCACCTCTATCAGCTGGAGGACTAGAGGGAATTACAAGAGACAGTATAATCCAATTAATAGAAGAAAATGGTGGCTTTGTAATTGAACGAGACTTGGAACGAGATGATCTCTATACAGCAGATGAGATTTTCATGACGGGAACTGCAGCTGAGGTAAAATCAGTGACTCAAGTTGACAAGGTAAAGATTGGAACAGGAAATATGGGAAATATAACAAAGCAACTACAAAAATCATTTACAGATGTAGTAATGGCAAAAGATGAAAGATTCTTGCCATGGTTGACATTTGTCTAA
- a CDS encoding aspartate kinase: MTKLVVAKFGGSAIGPNGTSIPEIVSRINDLKKDSKVIAVFSAPLTIIDGKKRSLTDVIIKQGQNAENGITPSLDDVKATYQKILEMVNAENISQCKKTVESYLQNAQKALDEALSNKEFADEVRSRALAFSGEILMSHVMNYILRSNGRKSDAVSFEDWPIITDNNIESTNFKISESREKIGKMAEMVENNEVVTIGGFIGKTVDNVTTTYERGGSDRTAADLGILFYKKYQTSIDFEKDSSVVSADPKIVESGLTEVEQLSYNEARLAGMFGMKILDPIAIKEIVENGVDMPITITNMKDPSKTTTIKRVLDEQKGHPIKIVTGKENCAIFRIETNCIQRLLTSLEKDKRYSEFIILSPFAKDGIDFSRILFLDGEYVKRNEKYLLGFDSLATITYNRGVITLIGDEMWRVQQVASRTSAKIGQAGLNILNMDAQEETSRIIIVVEDTNDNIRKAISAVHKEVLEINFI; this comes from the coding sequence ATGACTAAGTTAGTAGTTGCAAAGTTTGGAGGAAGTGCTATTGGCCCAAACGGAACATCAATTCCAGAAATTGTATCTAGAATTAATGATTTAAAAAAAGACTCCAAAGTAATTGCGGTGTTTTCTGCACCACTAACTATCATTGATGGAAAAAAGCGCTCACTAACTGATGTTATAATAAAACAAGGGCAAAATGCTGAGAATGGTATCACACCATCATTAGATGATGTCAAGGCAACATATCAGAAAATTCTAGAAATGGTAAATGCTGAGAACATAAGCCAGTGCAAAAAAACAGTTGAATCATATCTACAAAATGCACAAAAGGCACTTGATGAGGCATTATCAAACAAAGAATTTGCTGACGAGGTACGCTCAAGGGCATTAGCATTCTCTGGTGAGATATTGATGTCTCATGTTATGAACTACATTCTAAGAAGCAATGGCAGAAAGAGTGATGCTGTAAGTTTTGAGGATTGGCCAATTATTACGGATAACAACATAGAATCAACGAATTTTAAAATTTCTGAATCACGTGAGAAGATTGGCAAGATGGCAGAAATGGTTGAGAATAACGAGGTGGTTACAATTGGAGGATTTATCGGAAAGACAGTAGATAATGTTACGACTACATATGAGCGTGGAGGCTCTGATAGAACAGCAGCTGATCTTGGAATATTATTTTACAAAAAATATCAAACAAGCATAGACTTTGAGAAGGATAGCTCAGTAGTATCAGCTGATCCAAAGATAGTAGAGTCAGGATTAACCGAAGTTGAGCAGCTCTCATACAATGAGGCAAGACTAGCTGGGATGTTTGGAATGAAAATCCTAGATCCAATTGCTATCAAAGAGATAGTTGAAAACGGAGTAGACATGCCAATTACGATTACAAATATGAAAGATCCATCAAAGACTACAACAATTAAGAGAGTCTTAGATGAGCAAAAGGGTCATCCAATTAAGATCGTTACAGGAAAAGAGAATTGCGCAATATTTAGAATTGAAACTAATTGCATTCAAAGACTACTTACATCACTTGAGAAAGATAAGAGATACAGCGAGTTTATCATACTATCACCATTTGCAAAAGACGGAATAGATTTCTCAAGAATTCTATTTCTTGATGGAGAATATGTAAAGAGAAATGAAAAATATCTCCTAGGTTTTGATTCTCTAGCTACAATTACCTACAACAGAGGAGTAATTACATTAATTGGTGATGAGATGTGGAGAGTTCAGCAGGTTGCATCAAGGACTAGTGCAAAGATTGGCCAAGCTGGATTAAACATACTAAACATGGATGCACAAGAAGAGACATCAAGAATAATTATCGTAGTAGAAGATACTAATGACAACATTAGAAAAGCAATCAGTGCAGTACACAAAGAAGTTTTAGAGATTAATTTTATTTAG
- a CDS encoding SRPBCC family protein, translating into MTLVSKSIDIKTPVENVFTYFARPEHVSDQIKSDAVGMTVVPMDIKEGMGVGTTFRIIGDFSGKRLEWDCETTEFVRNEKISAKQIEGPFKKWQITNEFKALGGNLTRVTMSVDYEMPFGPLGAILDKAKFAKSAEKGMETALYNVRGLLEGNGSIPVYITLDAYQKLLAEKKKMNDVPVSTALTAILEKYSEIEAKAQN; encoded by the coding sequence TTGACACTCGTTTCAAAATCAATCGATATTAAAACACCTGTCGAGAATGTATTTACTTATTTTGCAAGACCAGAACACGTTTCTGACCAGATAAAATCTGATGCTGTAGGCATGACTGTCGTTCCTATGGATATTAAGGAAGGAATGGGCGTAGGTACAACCTTTAGAATTATCGGTGACTTTAGTGGTAAACGATTAGAGTGGGATTGTGAGACAACTGAATTTGTTAGAAACGAAAAGATTTCTGCAAAACAAATTGAGGGTCCATTTAAGAAATGGCAAATCACAAATGAATTCAAGGCATTAGGTGGTAATCTTACCAGAGTAACAATGTCCGTAGATTATGAGATGCCATTTGGCCCACTAGGTGCAATCTTAGATAAAGCAAAGTTTGCAAAATCAGCTGAGAAAGGAATGGAGACTGCTCTTTACAACGTTAGAGGGTTACTAGAAGGCAATGGTTCAATTCCAGTTTACATCACACTAGATGCATACCAAAAACTTTTAGCTGAAAAGAAAAAGATGAATGATGTTCCAGTTTCAACTGCACTTACTGCAATCTTAGAAAAATACAGCGAAATCGAAGCTAAAGCACAAAACTAG
- a CDS encoding class I SAM-dependent methyltransferase encodes MTYNKEFWDKYTNANEERYNEEFAKFTKDLAVSLRCISVLEIGCGTGIDLRLFPDSFDVNGIDLNENALEIAREKQPNATFRIGNIAELPFEDSSIDFVFTHQLLNYLDDETLKKGVSEMHRVARKYIMNCEKFEESEKQIDEFHKFRNMKQRWLDYNVKIVSNVDMHEEIDPDKSRFTLLRKL; translated from the coding sequence ATGACTTACAACAAAGAATTTTGGGACAAGTATACAAATGCAAATGAAGAAAGATATAATGAAGAATTTGCAAAATTTACAAAAGATTTAGCAGTATCACTTCGATGCATTAGTGTTTTAGAGATTGGATGTGGAACAGGAATAGATCTAAGATTATTTCCTGATTCTTTTGATGTAAATGGAATAGATCTAAATGAGAACGCGTTAGAAATTGCAAGAGAAAAGCAACCAAATGCAACTTTTAGAATTGGAAATATTGCAGAGTTGCCATTTGAAGATTCATCAATAGATTTTGTTTTTACACACCAGTTATTGAATTATCTTGACGATGAGACTCTAAAGAAAGGAGTTTCAGAGATGCATAGAGTTGCAAGAAAATACATTATGAATTGTGAAAAATTTGAAGAATCAGAAAAACAAATTGACGAGTTCCATAAATTTCGTAATATGAAACAGAGGTGGCTTGATTATAACGTAAAAATTGTTAGCAATGTGGATATGCATGAGGAAATTGATCCCGATAAGAGTAGATTCACCTTATTAAGAAAATTATAG
- a CDS encoding sensor histidine kinase, which translates to MRTDLVRKTSGNENRSILIGLVIVLLIFTAIYQLRPFLDDEEFMWISIPTYAITPAVLTAYSSILAVKLFKQKHFQAKAFALFAIGAAFWFVAEQIWQAYDHVWEGEPFPSEADIFYVGAYPLMIAFLFMSLKPAMKSIKKPVWLFAIGLSFSFLIPSIMAAYDDMEGEDLFPTSIALAYPILASIQLVPAIVGIMFLTKRGANFSWMLILFGFIVYNISDTFFLFAELDGSYYDGHPVDLMYVYSFVLLIFAFHIRLQIANNPTEENRAMFFSENIQFETISRFGIPLTLAIVCMVILISLVNAIFLETDEDISAQNLMVGVVAMLAVFAVIVITINKNLSRLVRMRTQELIEQRDNLEDLVEEKTHEILKSERLSAIGELSGRLAHDLRNPLSVMKMSIDLLKQNPADTKISDEKVTKRIDLIEKSIDRISHQVDDVLEYVRNSPLKLISLNVKELIQSSAEKVNIPDDVTLNISGNDVKINCDPIKLDAVFINLIINSIQAMHEGGKIDIKISEKEKYAIIQVIDSGEGISEENMAKIFEPLFTTKQKGTGLGLASCKNIVEQHDGEISVTNNPTTFTIKIPTTLSVSIPKPKTT; encoded by the coding sequence TTGCGTACTGATCTTGTAAGAAAAACTTCTGGAAATGAGAATAGATCAATTCTCATTGGTTTAGTTATTGTTTTGCTGATCTTTACTGCAATTTATCAACTAAGACCATTTTTGGATGATGAAGAATTCATGTGGATCTCTATTCCTACATATGCAATTACTCCTGCAGTGCTAACTGCATACTCTTCAATTCTTGCAGTAAAATTATTTAAACAAAAACATTTTCAGGCAAAAGCCTTTGCGCTATTTGCTATAGGGGCAGCATTTTGGTTTGTTGCTGAACAAATTTGGCAAGCATATGATCATGTTTGGGAAGGAGAACCATTCCCATCTGAAGCTGATATTTTCTATGTTGGCGCTTATCCGTTAATGATCGCATTTTTGTTCATGTCGTTAAAGCCTGCAATGAAATCTATCAAAAAACCTGTCTGGCTGTTTGCTATCGGATTATCATTTTCATTTTTAATTCCATCTATAATGGCTGCATATGATGATATGGAAGGAGAAGATCTATTTCCAACATCAATAGCTCTTGCATATCCAATTTTAGCTTCCATTCAGCTTGTTCCGGCAATTGTTGGAATAATGTTTCTAACTAAAAGAGGAGCAAACTTTTCTTGGATGCTTATTTTATTTGGATTTATAGTATACAATATCTCTGATACTTTCTTTTTATTCGCAGAATTAGATGGAAGCTACTATGATGGTCATCCAGTTGATCTAATGTATGTCTATAGCTTTGTTTTACTAATTTTTGCTTTTCATATACGTCTCCAAATTGCAAATAATCCAACTGAAGAAAATAGGGCAATGTTTTTTTCAGAAAATATTCAATTTGAGACAATTAGTAGATTTGGAATTCCGTTGACTTTGGCAATTGTTTGTATGGTGATTCTTATCTCTTTAGTTAATGCAATATTTCTAGAAACAGATGAGGATATCTCTGCTCAAAATTTGATGGTTGGAGTTGTAGCTATGTTAGCTGTTTTTGCAGTAATTGTAATTACAATTAACAAAAATCTTTCTCGTCTAGTTAGAATGAGAACTCAAGAGTTAATTGAACAAAGAGATAATCTTGAGGATCTTGTGGAAGAAAAAACTCATGAAATTCTCAAATCGGAAAGATTATCTGCTATAGGTGAATTATCTGGGCGTCTAGCACATGATTTGAGAAATCCATTATCTGTAATGAAAATGTCAATTGATCTTCTCAAACAAAATCCTGCTGATACTAAAATATCTGATGAAAAAGTAACTAAGAGAATTGATTTAATTGAGAAGAGCATTGATAGAATATCTCATCAAGTCGATGATGTTTTAGAATATGTTAGAAATTCTCCGTTAAAATTAATCTCACTTAATGTTAAAGAATTGATCCAAAGTTCTGCTGAAAAAGTTAACATACCTGATGATGTAACATTGAATATTTCTGGAAACGATGTAAAGATAAACTGTGATCCAATAAAACTCGATGCTGTATTCATTAATCTCATCATTAATTCGATTCAGGCAATGCATGAAGGTGGTAAAATTGACATAAAAATCTCTGAAAAAGAAAAATATGCAATAATTCAGGTTATTGATTCTGGGGAAGGAATATCTGAAGAGAACATGGCAAAAATATTTGAACCTCTATTTACCACAAAACAAAAGGGAACTGGTCTTGGATTGGCAAGCTGCAAAAATATTGTTGAGCAGCATGATGGTGAAATATCTGTAACAAACAACCCAACTACATTTACAATAAAAATCCCAACTACTCTTTCAGTATCAATTCCAAAACCTAAAACAACCTAA